In Pongo abelii isolate AG06213 chromosome 22, NHGRI_mPonAbe1-v2.0_pri, whole genome shotgun sequence, the following are encoded in one genomic region:
- the LOC100460861 gene encoding keratin-associated protein 8-1: MLCENFPGAVFPGCYWGSYGYPLGYSVGCGYGSTYSPVGYGFGYGYNGCGAFGYRRYSPFALY, from the coding sequence ATGCTCTGTGAGAACTTCCCTGGGGCTGTCTTCCCAGGATGCTACTGGGGCAGCTATGGCTACCCGCTGGGATATAGCGTTGGCTGTGGCTACGGCAGCACCTACTCCCCAGTGGGCTATGGCTTCGGCTATGGCTACAACGGCTGTGGGGCTTTCGGCTACAGGAGATACTCGCCATTTGCTCTCTACTGA
- the LOC100461598 gene encoding keratin-associated protein 7-1 has product MTRYFCCGSYFPGYPSYGTNFHGTFRATPLNCVVPLGSPLNYGCGCNGYSSLGYSFGGSNINNLGGCYGGSFYRPWGSGSGFGYSTY; this is encoded by the coding sequence ATGACTCGTTACTTCTGCTGTGGAAGCTACTTCCCAGGGTACCCTAGCTATGGGACCAACTTCCACGGGACCTTCAGAGCCACCCCCTTGAACTGTGTTGTGCCTCTGGGCTCTCCCCTGAACTATGGCTGTGGATGCAATGGCTACAGCTCCCTGGGCTACAGCTTTGGTGGTAGTAACATCAACAACCTGGGCGGCTGCTATGGTGGTAGCTTCTATAGGCCATGGGGCTCTGGCTCTGGCTTTGGCTACAGCACCTACTGA